Part of the Methylovirgula sp. 4M-Z18 genome is shown below.
GCGCCGCACTCGATCATTTGCGCCGGCGGCACGATACAGGCCCGAAGATCGGCATCGCTGGCTTCAGTTTCGGCGGTCACATCGCCTATCTCGCCGCGACACAGCTCGATCTCGCGGCAATCGCCATTCTCTACGGCGGCTGGATCACCAACACCGATATTCCGTTGAGCCAGCCGGAAGCGACCGTGTCTTTGACCTCCGGCATTGCAGCGCGGAATGGCAAATTGCTCTACATGGTCGGCGCGTTGGATCATGCGATTACCAAGGAGCAGACCGATGCGATCGAACACGCCCTGCAGGCGGCAGGCGTGCGCCATGATATGGTGATCTATCCGAACGTGAAACACGGCTTCTTCTGCGACGACCGTGATACATTCGACGAGACCGCGCGCGACGATGCGTGGCGCCGGATGTTGGCGTTGTTTCAAGAAGAGTTGCGAGAGAGTTGAAAAAGGCCGCAGCTCACGATCACCGGTGTTCGCCCTGATACGCCCGATACCATTGCACCAAGGCAGCGACACCCTGCTCGATGCTCGTCTTGGGCCGGAAGCCGGTCAACGTATGGAGAAGGTCGGTATTGGCGAAAGTGCGCGGCACGTCGCCTTGTTGCATCGGCAGATAATTGCGGATCGCCTTGCGGCCCAGGGCTTTTTCGATCGTCTCGATGAAATAGAGAAGATTGATCGGCTCGCCGTTGCCGATATTCACCACCCGGAACGGCGCATCGGGCGATAGGCTGTCGTCGCGCACCGCATGGGTGCCCGGAATGCAATCGGCGAGGCGCACGACCGCTTCGACGAGGTCGGTGACGTAAGTGAAATCGCGTTCCATATGGCCGTGATTGTAAATATCGATCGGCTCGCCGGTGCTGATATTGTGCACGAATTTATAGGGCGCCATATCCGGCCGGCCCCAGGGGCCGTAGACGGTGAAGAAGCGAAACGCCGTCGTCGGAATTGTCCACAAATGGCTGTAGCAATGCGCCATCAATTCGGTGGATTTTTTCGTCGCGGCGTAAAGGGTCAACGGCCGGTCGGTCGCGTCCGTCTCGAAGAACTCGCCGTCGCCACGATTGCCGTAGACGGAACTCGTCGAGGCGATCAAAAGATGTTTCACGCCGTGGCGCCGGCACAAATCCATCACGTTGAACGTGCCGGTCAGATTGGCATCGATATAGGCGCGCGGATTTTCCAGGCTGTAGCGAACGCCGGCTTGCGCCGCGAGATGAATGACGATGTCGATCGGCCGATCGCCCCAGGCATCTTCCAGTCCGGCGGCATCCTCGAGCATCGCGCGATGCCCTTGATAGCCATTGCGCACCGCAAGTTGGGCGTGGCGCTGCTCTTTCAGGTTGATATCGTAATAGGAGGTGAATCCGTCGACCCCGATCACCTCATGGCCGTCATCCAGAAGCCGCTTCGCCAAATGAAATCCGATGAAGCCCGCGGTGCCGGTGACGAGAAATCTCATCGACTAACTCTGTCCGTCGAGCCGCTTCAGGCCCTTCGCAAAGCGCTGCCAATTGCGCACGTAATTGGCGGCCGATAG
Proteins encoded:
- a CDS encoding dienelactone hydrolase family protein, with the protein product MSQDIVTEELEIDVPGSAQAMAAFLARPAAAGPHPAVIICGELYGLNGHIRDIAQRFARAGYVALAPDFYHRSEKLAHLPYTEAGRQKGFTLLRQLRRADAIADVRAALDHLRRRHDTGPKIGIAGFSFGGHIAYLAATQLDLAAIAILYGGWITNTDIPLSQPEATVSLTSGIAARNGKLLYMVGALDHAITKEQTDAIEHALQAAGVRHDMVIYPNVKHGFFCDDRDTFDETARDDAWRRMLALFQEELRES
- a CDS encoding NAD-dependent epimerase/dehydratase family protein, translated to MRFLVTGTAGFIGFHLAKRLLDDGHEVIGVDGFTSYYDINLKEQRHAQLAVRNGYQGHRAMLEDAAGLEDAWGDRPIDIVIHLAAQAGVRYSLENPRAYIDANLTGTFNVMDLCRRHGVKHLLIASTSSVYGNRGDGEFFETDATDRPLTLYAATKKSTELMAHCYSHLWTIPTTAFRFFTVYGPWGRPDMAPYKFVHNISTGEPIDIYNHGHMERDFTYVTDLVEAVVRLADCIPGTHAVRDDSLSPDAPFRVVNIGNGEPINLLYFIETIEKALGRKAIRNYLPMQQGDVPRTFANTDLLHTLTGFRPKTSIEQGVAALVQWYRAYQGEHR